In Bacillus sp. NP247, one DNA window encodes the following:
- a CDS encoding N-acetylmuramoyl-L-alanine amidase C-terminal domain-containing protein, whose translation MVERGTKGKVVVNPLTGLAYIQTEVLPNSELDKITWWMDTRPGGKWWYEYIKVN comes from the coding sequence ATGGTTGAACGAGGAACAAAGGGAAAAGTTGTTGTTAATCCATTAACAGGTCTCGCTTATATCCAAACTGAGGTATTGCCTAATTCAGAACTAGATAAAATCACTTGGTGGATGGATACTCGACCAGGTGGTAAGTGGTGGTATGAATATATTAAAGTGAATTAA
- a CDS encoding peptide ABC transporter substrate-binding protein, translating to MKRKKSHLMVMAIITSLLLTACSNKANKSDTEAKKQVLNVTVSEEIPSLDTAKTMDGTSAHVMQNIFEGLYVLNDQDDPIPAVAKSFTRSEDGKKYTFDLRKDAKWSNGDNVTANDFMYAWKRAVNPQTASQYAYMLFHVKNAKEINKGTMSLDELGVKVINDYKLEVELEQPIPYFLQLLALPIYLPQHESFLKEQGNKYGLEPSNLIYNGPFVLEKWKHEKEFQLKKNATYWDQKKVKLDEINFHIVKDTMTAVNLYEAGDLDRVPINSQVVDKYKGNKELHMSSDPGIAMLRFNEKNNALANKKIRQSISLALNKDDFVAHFINNGAKPASGLVPVGHMNEETGKDFRKENGDISSYDLQNAKKIWEEAKKELGVEEVKLEFLTFEQDNAKRMAEYIKGDLEKHLQGLTIHIKQQPFKQKLQLEQTGDYDISMANWGPDYKDPISYLELFTTDNPNNKMNYSNIHYDELIKKAKSDLVLDQKKRWETLQEVEHILLEDAAVAPLYHIGSAYVQKDYVKGIEKHQFGGVYTYKNAYIDKR from the coding sequence ATGAAGCGAAAAAAGAGCCATTTAATGGTAATGGCAATTATTACATCGTTACTTTTAACAGCTTGTAGTAATAAAGCGAATAAAAGTGATACAGAGGCTAAAAAACAAGTGTTAAATGTAACAGTATCAGAAGAAATTCCTTCACTTGATACTGCAAAAACGATGGATGGTACGTCAGCCCATGTTATGCAAAACATATTTGAAGGGTTGTATGTGCTAAATGATCAGGATGATCCTATTCCGGCAGTAGCAAAATCATTTACAAGAAGTGAAGATGGTAAAAAATATACATTTGATTTGCGTAAAGATGCAAAATGGTCAAATGGAGACAATGTAACAGCAAATGACTTTATGTATGCATGGAAACGTGCAGTTAACCCGCAAACGGCATCTCAATATGCATACATGCTCTTTCATGTGAAAAATGCGAAAGAAATAAATAAGGGAACAATGTCACTTGATGAACTTGGGGTTAAAGTTATAAATGATTATAAGTTAGAAGTTGAACTTGAACAGCCAATTCCGTATTTTTTACAGTTGTTAGCACTGCCTATATACTTACCACAGCATGAATCATTTTTGAAAGAACAAGGAAATAAATACGGATTGGAACCTAGTAATCTCATATATAACGGCCCATTTGTATTAGAAAAATGGAAACATGAAAAAGAGTTCCAATTAAAGAAGAATGCTACATATTGGGATCAAAAGAAAGTGAAATTAGACGAAATAAATTTTCATATCGTAAAGGATACAATGACGGCTGTAAATTTATATGAGGCTGGCGATTTGGATCGAGTACCTATTAATTCTCAAGTTGTAGACAAGTATAAAGGGAATAAGGAATTACATATGTCAAGTGATCCTGGAATCGCTATGCTACGTTTTAATGAGAAAAATAATGCGTTAGCCAATAAGAAAATACGTCAATCTATCTCATTAGCATTAAATAAAGATGATTTCGTTGCCCACTTTATTAATAACGGGGCAAAACCTGCAAGTGGACTTGTACCAGTTGGTCATATGAATGAAGAGACTGGCAAAGATTTTAGAAAAGAAAACGGAGATATTTCTTCATATGATTTGCAAAATGCGAAAAAGATTTGGGAAGAAGCGAAAAAAGAACTTGGAGTAGAAGAAGTAAAACTCGAATTTTTAACGTTTGAACAAGATAACGCAAAACGTATGGCGGAATATATAAAAGGTGATTTAGAAAAGCATTTGCAAGGATTAACGATACACATTAAACAACAGCCATTTAAGCAAAAATTACAATTAGAACAAACAGGCGATTACGATATATCTATGGCAAATTGGGGACCTGACTATAAAGACCCAATTAGTTATTTAGAGTTATTTACGACGGATAATCCGAATAATAAAATGAATTATTCTAACATTCACTACGATGAACTAATAAAAAAAGCTAAAAGCGACCTAGTACTAGATCAGAAGAAAAGGTGGGAAACTCTGCAAGAGGTTGAACATATCCTATTAGAGGACGCTGCGGTAGCACCGCTTTACCATATTGGTTCAGCCTATGTACAAAAGGATTATGTAAAAGGAATTGAAAAGCATCAATTTGGTGGCGTTTATACTTATAAGAATGCTTATATTGATAAGAGGTAA
- a CDS encoding IS3 family transposase (programmed frameshift) — protein sequence MTKKLFTTKETQNLSKNPYVKSVSEKGITYTDEFKRIFIEENEKGKPPRIIFEECGFDIDIIGLQRAVSSGNRWRTSYKENGVFGLRDTRKENSGRKLERELTLEEKYARLEAERNLLKAENELLKKIKFYGREDGKKITLQPSQKYLLIRSIIEKYSLKNMVRYLCKIAGVSRSGYYNYFSTTSQSRREERIHQDEVVKKLILKAFQFKNRKKGARQIKMTLAGQFQVVYNLKRIRRIMKKYGIICPIRKANPYKRMLKATKEHFVVPNQLKREFRQGAPGKVLLTDITYLFYGKNQKGYLSTILDGSTNEILAYHVSERLTLDIATTTLHKLKKNKRVRLTEGAYIHSDQGAHYTSPTYQKLVKKLKLGQSMSRRGNCWDNAPQESFFGHFKDEAHIKTCTSFPQLKQEIKDYMKYYNQHRYQWNLKKMTPVEYRNHLLDAA from the exons ATGACAAAAAAATTATTCACCACAAAGGAAACACAAAACCTATCGAAGAATCCATACGTAAAATCTGTAAGTGAGAAAGGCATTACCTACACAGATGAATTTAAACGTATCTTTATTGAAGAAAATGAAAAGGGAAAACCACCTCGTATTATTTTTGAAGAATGTGGATTTGATATAGACATCATCGGTCTACAACGTGCTGTGTCATCAGGAAATAGATGGCGTACTTCCTATAAGGAAAATGGTGTGTTTGGTTTAAGAGATACACGTAAGGAAAACTCGGGAAGAAAGCTAGAAAGAGAGCTTACATTAGAAGAGAAATATGCACGTTTGGAAGCGGAACGAAACTTATTAAAAGCTGAAAATGAGCTGTTAAAAAAGATCAAAT TTTATGGAAGGGAGGATGGGAAAAAAATAACGTTACAACCTAGTCAAAAGTACCTATTAATTCGTTCTATTATTGAAAAATATAGCCTAAAAAATATGGTGAGATATTTGTGTAAAATTGCAGGTGTTTCGCGTTCTGGATACTATAATTATTTTTCCACCACTTCTCAAAGTAGGCGAGAAGAAAGAATACATCAAGATGAAGTGGTGAAGAAACTCATATTAAAGGCATTTCAATTTAAAAATCGAAAGAAAGGGGCGCGCCAAATCAAAATGACATTGGCGGGTCAATTTCAAGTTGTCTACAATTTGAAACGTATCCGTAGAATCATGAAAAAATATGGGATAATCTGTCCCATTCGTAAAGCGAATCCCTATAAAAGAATGTTGAAAGCGACGAAAGAACACTTCGTGGTACCGAATCAATTAAAGCGAGAATTCAGGCAAGGTGCACCTGGAAAGGTACTTCTGACAGATATCACATACCTGTTTTATGGTAAGAATCAGAAAGGATATTTATCTACCATTCTAGACGGGTCCACAAATGAAATTTTGGCGTATCATGTTTCAGAACGACTTACACTAGATATCGCAACGACGACTCTTCACAAACTAAAGAAGAATAAGAGAGTGCGATTAACGGAAGGTGCCTATATTCATTCAGATCAAGGAGCTCATTACACAAGTCCTACTTATCAAAAATTAGTCAAAAAATTAAAGCTGGGACAATCTATGTCAAGACGAGGAAACTGTTGGGATAATGCCCCTCAAGAATCTTTTTTCGGGCACTTTAAAGATGAAGCGCACATAAAAACTTGTACGTCTTTCCCTCAGTTAAAACAAGAAATTAAAGACTATATGAAATACTATAATCAGCATAGATATCAATGGAATTTAAAGAAGATGACTCCTGTTGAATACAGAAATCATCTTCTTGATGCCGCCTAA
- a CDS encoding GNAT family N-acetyltransferase, with product MFPILKTDRLILRELTEEDAPGILQCFSNTDVLRYYGQKPLQNVDQVKQIINNFKLSYNARNGIKWGIELKDKKELIGSIGFHDWSSEHKRANISYAFLPEHWGNGYAMEAVSEVISYGFHTLHLKRIGAIVFLENEASNKVLLKLGFEKEGVLKNYMYQDDIPYDTNFYSLLKSV from the coding sequence ATGTTTCCTATATTAAAAACTGACCGACTCATTTTGCGAGAACTTACGGAAGAAGATGCACCGGGTATACTACAATGCTTTTCTAATACTGATGTACTGCGCTATTATGGCCAAAAACCATTACAGAATGTAGATCAAGTAAAGCAAATTATTAATAATTTCAAGTTGAGCTACAATGCAAGAAACGGTATAAAATGGGGAATCGAATTAAAAGATAAGAAAGAACTCATTGGATCAATTGGTTTTCACGATTGGTCTTCTGAGCATAAACGAGCAAATATAAGTTATGCCTTTCTCCCTGAACACTGGGGAAATGGTTATGCTATGGAAGCGGTTTCTGAGGTTATATCATACGGTTTCCACACGCTTCATTTAAAACGTATTGGTGCAATTGTCTTTCTTGAAAATGAAGCTTCAAATAAGGTGCTATTAAAATTAGGTTTTGAAAAAGAAGGCGTTCTAAAAAATTATATGTATCAAGATGATATTCCATATGATACGAATTTTTATTCTTTATTAAAATCGGTTTAA
- a CDS encoding response regulator transcription factor, translating to MEKNSILIVDDDLDIVQFINVNLTQEGFTVFSAHNGEEALEIINNNSIQLAILDIMMPQMDGIELCRRIREKHSLPIMFLSAKSSDVDKVIGLSTGADDYIVKPFSTIEFVARVKAQLRRYTYFNQNTVQVIGKEISIRGLEIDEVSRTVMLYGETINLTKTEYDILHLMATTKNRVFTIEEIYESVWNERAYESNNTVMVHIARLRNKIEENPKEPKFIQNVWGVGYKIGD from the coding sequence ATGGAGAAAAACTCGATATTAATTGTAGATGATGATTTAGATATTGTTCAATTTATTAATGTGAATTTAACGCAAGAAGGTTTTACTGTTTTTAGTGCTCATAACGGAGAAGAGGCATTAGAGATAATAAATAATAACAGCATTCAACTTGCTATTCTTGATATTATGATGCCTCAAATGGATGGTATAGAACTGTGTAGAAGGATTAGAGAGAAACATAGTTTACCAATTATGTTTTTAAGTGCAAAATCATCGGATGTAGATAAAGTAATTGGATTAAGCACAGGAGCAGATGATTATATTGTGAAGCCATTTAGTACAATTGAATTTGTAGCCAGGGTTAAAGCTCAATTAAGAAGGTATACATATTTTAATCAAAATACTGTTCAAGTAATTGGAAAGGAAATAAGCATTAGAGGTTTAGAAATAGATGAAGTGTCGAGAACAGTGATGCTATATGGAGAAACAATTAATCTTACAAAAACTGAATATGATATTTTGCATTTAATGGCAACTACAAAGAACCGTGTGTTCACTATTGAAGAAATATATGAAAGTGTTTGGAATGAAAGGGCTTATGAAAGTAATAATACGGTAATGGTTCATATTGCTAGGTTAAGAAATAAAATTGAGGAAAATCCAAAAGAGCCGAAGTTTATACAAAATGTTTGGGGAGTCGGATATAAAATTGGAGATTAA
- a CDS encoding cell wall metabolism sensor histidine kinase WalK produces MEIKSLQGIRAKFFFAFIFSILLATVSIILVQLLFGSIYSDVVELEERHSFFYFMFFLLLTTIYFALLTKTTIKRLNEINKNVKEISNGNLEIHIPISKNDEIGELATNVNRMAKSLKESIENEKKSQKMKNEMISNISHDLRTPVTSLIGYVDLLENKLHSNVVECEQYVSVLKRKSYELKNQVDDLLEYCQINYREIELHKNVVNMKALIEQIMIDFVPQLDNANMKFYIKSDEELHVKVDAALIVRLFENVISNSIMYGKDGKEISIRISKRERNVEVEIKNFGQCIPKENLPYVFEKFYRIEKSRSSHTGGKGMGLAIARSIAKLHKGDITVRSNNKETVFTVILPQYT; encoded by the coding sequence TTGGAGATTAAATCATTACAAGGAATTAGAGCTAAATTCTTTTTCGCATTTATATTTAGTATTTTGTTAGCTACGGTAAGTATCATATTAGTTCAACTTTTATTTGGAAGTATATATAGTGATGTTGTCGAGCTAGAGGAAAGGCATTCATTTTTTTATTTTATGTTTTTTCTTCTGTTAACCACTATATATTTTGCATTACTGACAAAGACAACTATAAAAAGATTGAATGAGATTAATAAGAACGTGAAGGAAATAAGCAATGGTAATTTAGAAATACATATACCTATTTCGAAAAACGATGAGATTGGTGAGTTAGCGACGAATGTTAATAGAATGGCCAAAAGTTTAAAAGAGTCTATCGAGAATGAAAAAAAATCACAGAAAATGAAAAATGAAATGATTAGTAATATTTCTCATGACTTACGAACACCTGTAACATCTCTAATCGGTTATGTTGACCTACTAGAAAATAAGCTTCATTCAAATGTAGTAGAATGCGAACAATATGTAAGTGTATTAAAGCGGAAAAGCTATGAATTAAAAAATCAAGTTGATGATTTATTAGAATACTGTCAAATAAACTATAGAGAGATTGAATTACATAAAAATGTAGTTAATATGAAAGCATTAATTGAACAGATCATGATTGATTTTGTACCACAACTAGATAATGCCAATATGAAATTTTATATTAAAAGTGATGAGGAGCTACATGTAAAAGTTGATGCAGCACTTATAGTGAGACTATTTGAAAATGTAATTAGTAATAGCATTATGTACGGGAAAGATGGAAAAGAAATTTCAATTCGAATTTCCAAAAGAGAAAGGAATGTTGAAGTAGAAATTAAAAATTTTGGACAATGCATTCCGAAAGAGAACCTTCCTTACGTTTTTGAGAAGTTTTATCGTATTGAAAAATCACGCAGCTCTCATACGGGTGGAAAAGGGATGGGACTTGCAATTGCGAGAAGTATAGCAAAGCTCCATAAAGGAGATATAACTGTACGTAGTAACAATAAAGAAACGGTTTTTACTGTGATTTTACCGCAGTATACATAA
- a CDS encoding M23 family metallopeptidase produces the protein MWKKSLLAIIVSFLIISWSVVYLANGTISVVVWWSIQAFSIVSIFVLIGSAVMFVWKGIFRKQIDGTLLLIVLFSTIGAWPVGWFANVGGLAYPADIQSMSPKIVVRFPLNERALVGWGGDRLETNYHVIKPNERWAYDILIPPAEVKSSKLEDYGIYGAKVLAPASGTVVSINNDEKDLVAGSDDFQSMAGNHIYLRLDETGTFLVLAHLKKGSIKVKEGQHVNEGDVLAQVGNSGSSSEPHLHIHHQRQDPSNASMFLTEGLPLYFRTEEDVMMPERGTYISGN, from the coding sequence ATGTGGAAGAAAAGTTTGTTAGCAATTATAGTTTCTTTTTTAATTATAAGTTGGAGTGTAGTTTATTTGGCTAATGGTACTATATCAGTCGTTGTTTGGTGGAGTATACAAGCATTTAGCATAGTTTCGATTTTTGTTTTGATAGGCTCAGCAGTAATGTTTGTTTGGAAAGGCATTTTTAGAAAGCAGATAGATGGAACGCTACTCTTAATAGTTCTGTTTTCTACCATTGGAGCGTGGCCCGTAGGATGGTTCGCTAACGTGGGTGGGCTTGCGTACCCAGCAGATATACAGTCTATGAGTCCTAAAATAGTCGTTCGTTTTCCTTTGAATGAACGAGCGCTAGTTGGTTGGGGTGGCGATCGATTAGAAACGAATTATCACGTTATAAAACCAAATGAAAGATGGGCGTATGATATTCTTATTCCACCCGCTGAAGTGAAAAGCAGTAAGTTAGAGGATTATGGAATATATGGAGCGAAAGTACTGGCACCAGCTTCCGGAACAGTTGTATCAATTAATAATGATGAAAAAGATTTAGTTGCGGGATCGGATGATTTTCAGTCAATGGCGGGGAATCATATTTATTTACGCTTAGATGAAACAGGGACATTTTTAGTTCTTGCCCACTTAAAGAAAGGGTCAATTAAAGTTAAAGAAGGACAACACGTAAATGAAGGAGACGTTCTTGCTCAAGTCGGTAACTCAGGAAGTTCCAGTGAACCACATTTACACATCCATCATCAGAGACAGGATCCATCCAATGCGAGTATGTTTCTTACGGAAGGATTGCCACTTTACTTTCGAACGGAAGAAGATGTGATGATGCCGGAAAGAGGTACATACATAAGTGGTAATTAG
- a CDS encoding Nramp family divalent metal transporter: protein MNKDISKDEQARSQSTTVQSAHLALSGQTKGLKRLLPFLGPAFIASVAYIDPGNFATNIAAGSQYGYLLLWVILASNLMAVLIQTLSAKLGIATGRNLPEVARENFPKPVSIGLWIQGELVIMATDLAEFIGAALGLYLLFGIPMLPAALITAVGSFIILEFQRRGFRPLEAIITGMIFIVVIAFGIQVFYAKPELSPLLSGLFTPKFQGVDSILLAAGILGATVMPHAIYLHSALTQRRVVGTNDEQKRKIFRFEFIDIIIAMVIAGAINASMLIVAAALFFKNGLHVEDLDVAFNQFSNLVGPVSAALFGIGLLSAGLSSSSVGTMSGDIIMQGFIRMHIPLYLRRFITMIPPLVIIALGVNPTYALVMSQVVLSFGIAFALVPLIMFTSNKKIMGALVNHRITTFIAWLIAALIIVLNIFLLYQTFVG, encoded by the coding sequence ATGAATAAAGATATATCAAAAGATGAACAAGCCCGTTCTCAAAGTACAACTGTTCAATCCGCACATTTAGCATTAAGCGGACAAACGAAAGGCTTAAAGAGACTATTACCATTCTTAGGACCTGCTTTTATCGCGTCAGTTGCTTATATTGATCCTGGGAATTTCGCAACGAATATTGCTGCTGGATCCCAATATGGGTATTTATTACTTTGGGTAATACTCGCTTCTAATTTAATGGCTGTATTAATCCAAACTTTATCAGCTAAATTAGGAATCGCTACTGGAAGAAACCTTCCTGAAGTAGCTCGCGAAAACTTCCCCAAACCAGTTTCCATCGGTTTATGGATACAAGGGGAACTCGTTATTATGGCTACAGATTTAGCTGAATTTATCGGGGCAGCACTCGGCTTATACTTACTATTTGGAATTCCGATGTTACCAGCTGCTTTAATTACAGCGGTTGGATCATTTATTATTCTTGAATTTCAACGCAGAGGCTTTCGTCCATTAGAAGCTATTATTACAGGGATGATTTTTATCGTTGTTATCGCTTTTGGTATCCAAGTCTTTTACGCAAAACCGGAATTAAGCCCTCTTCTTTCAGGACTATTTACTCCAAAATTCCAAGGTGTGGATAGCATTCTTTTAGCAGCTGGAATTTTAGGCGCGACAGTAATGCCGCACGCAATTTATTTACATTCAGCCTTAACGCAGCGCCGCGTAGTCGGAACAAATGATGAACAAAAGAGAAAGATTTTCCGCTTCGAATTCATTGACATTATTATTGCGATGGTTATCGCAGGAGCTATTAACGCAAGTATGCTAATTGTTGCTGCTGCACTATTCTTTAAAAATGGTCTACATGTTGAAGATCTTGATGTTGCTTTCAATCAATTTAGTAATTTAGTCGGTCCTGTATCCGCTGCTTTATTTGGAATTGGACTCTTATCAGCCGGATTATCTAGCTCATCTGTCGGTACAATGTCCGGTGATATTATTATGCAAGGATTCATTCGAATGCATATTCCGTTATATTTACGCCGATTTATAACGATGATTCCACCTCTAGTTATAATTGCTTTAGGTGTAAATCCAACTTACGCTCTCGTAATGAGTCAAGTTGTATTATCATTCGGTATTGCTTTTGCATTAGTACCCCTTATCATGTTCACAAGTAATAAAAAGATTATGGGGGCACTCGTCAACCATCGCATTACAACATTTATCGCGTGGTTAATCGCTGCACTCATTATTGTTTTAAACATTTTCTTACTGTATCAAACATTTGTTGGTTAA
- a CDS encoding rhodanese-related sulfurtransferase translates to MATTKPYRVLLYYMYTTIENPEEFAAEHLEFCNSLELKGRILVATEGINGTCSGTVEQTEKYMEVMNNDPRFAGIVFKIDEADEHAFKKMHVRPRPELVTLRLEDDINPKEMTGKYLEPTEFYEAMKQENTVIIDARNDYEFDLGHFKGAIKPDIESFRELPDWIRENKETLEGKKILTYCTGGIRCEKFSGWLVREGHEDVSQLHGGIVTYGKDPEVQGELWDGQCYVFDERIAVPVNQKEHVIVGKDHFTGEPCERYVNCANPECNKKILCSEESEAKHLRACSHECRVHPRNRYIVQHELTEEQVAAALEKIEAGK, encoded by the coding sequence TTGGCAACTACAAAACCATATAGAGTATTACTGTATTACATGTACACAACAATTGAAAATCCAGAAGAATTTGCTGCAGAGCATTTAGAATTTTGTAATTCACTTGAGTTAAAAGGAAGAATTCTTGTAGCAACAGAAGGAATTAACGGAACTTGTTCTGGAACTGTTGAGCAAACAGAGAAATACATGGAAGTAATGAACAATGATCCACGTTTTGCTGGAATCGTTTTTAAAATTGATGAGGCAGATGAGCATGCATTTAAGAAAATGCACGTACGTCCTCGCCCAGAGTTAGTTACACTTCGCTTGGAAGACGACATTAACCCAAAAGAAATGACTGGGAAATATTTAGAACCAACAGAATTCTATGAGGCAATGAAACAAGAAAATACAGTTATCATTGATGCACGAAATGATTATGAGTTTGATTTAGGACACTTTAAAGGTGCGATCAAACCAGATATTGAATCATTCCGTGAATTACCAGATTGGATTAGAGAAAACAAAGAAACACTTGAAGGTAAAAAGATTTTAACGTACTGTACAGGTGGAATTCGCTGTGAGAAATTCTCTGGTTGGTTAGTTCGAGAAGGCCATGAAGATGTAAGTCAGCTTCACGGCGGAATTGTAACGTACGGAAAAGACCCAGAGGTACAGGGTGAACTTTGGGATGGTCAATGTTACGTATTTGATGAGCGTATCGCTGTACCAGTAAACCAAAAAGAACATGTTATCGTTGGTAAAGATCATTTTACAGGCGAACCTTGTGAGCGCTATGTAAACTGTGCAAATCCAGAATGTAACAAGAAAATTTTATGTTCTGAAGAAAGTGAAGCAAAACATTTACGTGCATGTTCTCATGAATGTCGTGTACACCCACGTAATCGTTATATAGTGCAACACGAATTAACAGAAGAGCAAGTAGCTGCTGCATTAGAAAAAATCGAAGCAGGAAAGTAA
- the panE gene encoding 2-dehydropantoate 2-reductase — protein sequence MRILVLGAGGVGGFFGGRLVEKGEDVTFLVRSKRKQQLEEKGLVIRSVNGDFSFQPKLITKEDRTSPFDVILFSTKAYHLNEAIIDLKPFVGENTVIIPLLNGIAHLSLLQKEFGGEKVMGGLCFIETTLNDQGEIVQTSAANRLVFGEIKLQDSERIKRISKAFADTKASFVFSENITQDMWHKYLFITVMSGVTTLMRAPIGPIRESEGGREFTRNLFEESVQIMRALGAPVKDNIVEEHMKTIDKISYDMKSSMQRDMEKGSFIEGKHLQGYLLDLAEQISLEVPLLGAVYQNLKVYEEMTFNKSVMELDV from the coding sequence ATGCGCATTTTAGTATTAGGAGCTGGTGGCGTCGGTGGATTTTTTGGTGGCCGATTAGTAGAAAAGGGAGAAGATGTTACATTTCTCGTTCGCAGCAAAAGAAAACAGCAATTAGAGGAAAAAGGACTTGTTATTCGTAGTGTTAATGGAGATTTTTCATTTCAACCGAAATTGATAACGAAAGAAGATAGAACTTCTCCATTTGATGTGATTTTATTTTCAACAAAGGCGTATCATTTAAATGAGGCAATCATAGATTTGAAGCCTTTCGTAGGAGAAAATACTGTAATAATCCCGCTGTTAAATGGTATCGCTCATTTATCACTATTACAAAAGGAATTCGGCGGGGAAAAAGTAATGGGCGGTTTATGCTTTATTGAGACGACGTTAAACGATCAAGGAGAAATTGTACAAACTAGTGCTGCAAACAGACTTGTATTTGGAGAAATTAAGCTTCAAGATTCAGAGAGAATAAAACGTATTTCTAAAGCATTTGCAGATACGAAAGCTAGTTTTGTTTTCAGTGAAAATATTACGCAAGATATGTGGCATAAATATTTATTTATTACTGTCATGTCAGGCGTTACAACATTAATGCGTGCACCAATAGGACCAATTCGTGAAAGTGAAGGTGGACGTGAATTTACCCGAAATTTATTTGAGGAATCTGTGCAAATTATGAGGGCATTAGGAGCTCCAGTTAAAGATAATATTGTTGAGGAACATATGAAAACAATTGATAAAATTTCTTATGATATGAAGTCCTCGATGCAGCGTGATATGGAAAAAGGTTCGTTTATTGAAGGGAAGCATTTGCAAGGATACTTACTGGATTTAGCAGAGCAAATTTCTTTAGAAGTACCATTACTAGGAGCGGTATATCAAAATCTGAAGGTGTATGAAGAAATGACATTTAACAAATCCGTAATGGAATTAGATGTATGA